In Drosophila yakuba strain Tai18E2 chromosome X, Prin_Dyak_Tai18E2_2.1, whole genome shotgun sequence, a single genomic region encodes these proteins:
- the LOC6525303 gene encoding uncharacterized protein LOC6525303 isoform X2, producing MRYTLAMIPIVGLLLVALVHTAPVEVVYTGESCDCPTQLGYQLNVPNTPKPKKYVGGEYGYRVEKPVQTKAKITYSFDFTVEQPRTPAPPKYNPAKLYAKVDRVTVNKADCQAKNKSTCGCSSCSGQKSSYGEDAGYGY from the exons ATGCGATACACCCTAGCAATGATCCCGATTGTGGGCCTGCTCCTCGTCGCACTGGTCCACACCGCTCCCGTCGAAGTTGTCTACACGGGCGAGAGCTGCGACTGTCCCACCCAGCTGGGTTACCAGCTGAATGTGCCCAACACACCGAAGCCAAAGAAGTATGTGGGTGGCGAGTACGGGTATCGGGTGGAGAAGCCCGTCCAGACGAAGGCCAAGATCACCTACAGCTTTGACTTCACTGTGGAGCAGCCCAGGACACCGGCGCCGCCCAAATACAATCCCGCCAAGCTGTACGCCAAGGTGGATCGGGTCACAGTCAACAAAGCGG ATTGCCAGGCCAAGAACAAGTCAACATGCGgctgctccagttgctccGGCCAAAAGTCCAG CTACGGCGAAGACGCGGGCTACGGCTACTGA
- the LOC6525303 gene encoding uncharacterized protein LOC6525303 isoform X1: MRYTLAMIPIVGLLLVALVHTAPVEVVYTGESCDCPTQLGYQLNVPNTPKPKKYVGGEYGYRVEKPVQTKAKITYSFDFTVEQPRTPAPPKYNPAKLYAKVDRVTVNKADCQAKNKSTCGCSSCSGQKSRYVASPIRSPNAIRRRRDLRQPGSLLRRRLMRQQQIQERPARFVKLYHKDLTPAQEKHQLKLFGLFPVESPESVAAAPKTKRKTKKTQSSWMGLGRRLKKRDIKGEFDLLEQERSQIDLTAPEIIQYMPETLNPDFRPGQCHMGCGAMTASAPPPEEPLPKEEQEQVPQTPHTEQPELLNSIPAKRAAFGYYPLQIPSPLGRQEEYKYVDDSQLRSLLSTTSVPDPLEYSTTPLQFAGDLESVTRRSYGAPHASLGGGYPVEHVSDSQLDSIISGIVYNHPTYDHYATEGSLVDPEPIQKQQTTDFLKKLIDGRLGGWGFDQGSESEHSLRNDYSTQPAKTYGYNSHTQNGYSIDTYNAPPITDYLRAWF; this comes from the exons ATGCGATACACCCTAGCAATGATCCCGATTGTGGGCCTGCTCCTCGTCGCACTGGTCCACACCGCTCCCGTCGAAGTTGTCTACACGGGCGAGAGCTGCGACTGTCCCACCCAGCTGGGTTACCAGCTGAATGTGCCCAACACACCGAAGCCAAAGAAGTATGTGGGTGGCGAGTACGGGTATCGGGTGGAGAAGCCCGTCCAGACGAAGGCCAAGATCACCTACAGCTTTGACTTCACTGTGGAGCAGCCCAGGACACCGGCGCCGCCCAAATACAATCCCGCCAAGCTGTACGCCAAGGTGGATCGGGTCACAGTCAACAAAGCGG ATTGCCAGGCCAAGAACAAGTCAACATGCGgctgctccagttgctccGGCCAAAAGTCCAGGTACGTAGCTTCACCGATCAGGTCGCCGAACGCCATTCGTCGTCGCAGGGATCTGCGCCAGCCCGGTTcgctcctccgccgccggcTGATGCGGCAACAACAGATCCAGGAGCGTCCGGCACGCTTCGTGAAGCTGTATCACAAGGATTTGACGCCGGCACAGGAGAAGCATCAGCTTAAACTCTTCGGTCTGTTTCCCGTGGAATCGCCAGAGTCAGTGGCTGCCGCACCCAAAACCAAGCGAAAGACGAAGAAAACCCAGTCGAGCTGGATGGGATTGGGGCGGCGTTTAAAGAAGCGCGATATTAAGGGAGAGTTTGATTTGCTGGAGCAAGAGCGATCACAGATCGATTTGACGGCACCGGAAATAATCCAGTACATGCCCGAGACTCTGAATCCGGACTTTAGGCCCGGCCAGTGCCACATGGGCTGTGGAGCGATGACAGCGTCCGCACCGCCGCCGGAGGAGCCACTGCccaaggaggagcaggagcaggtaCCTCAAACGCCGCACACGGAACAGCCAGAACTGCTGAACTCGATACCCGCCAAGAGGGCCGCCTTTGGTTACTATCCCCTGCAGATACCCTCGCCACTGGGCCGCCAGGAGGAGTACAAGTACGTGGATGACTCGCAGCTGAGGAGCCTGCTGTCTACCACTTCGGTGCCGGATCCGCTGGAATACAGCACCACACCGCTGCAGTTTGCCGGTGATTTGGAATCGGTCACCAGGCGATCCTATGGCGCACCACATGCCAGTCTCGGCGGTGGCTATCCGGTGGAGCACGTTTCCGACTCCCAGCTGGACAGCATTATCTCCGGCATAGTGTACAATCATCCGACCTACGATCACTATGCCACAGAGGGCAGTCTGGTCGATCCGGAGCCCATACAAAAGCAACAGACCACCGATTTTCTCAAGAAACTCATCGACGGCCGGCTGGGCGGCTGGGGTTTCGATCAGGGATCTGAAAGTGAGCACAGCTTGCGTAATGATTACTCCACACAGCCGGCCAAGACCTATGGCTACAACAGTCACACCCAAAATGGCTACAGTATAGACACCTATAATGCGCCACCCATCACGGATTACCTGAGGGCCTGGTTCTAG
- the LOC6525304 gene encoding uncharacterized protein LOC6525304: MLACKLLLALVMGMHCIQLLMAACVCSEKGTDYCQSCQGSTVIRPKPRYYEPSDVNLPPIGDNCWCSKQLIEPAQLPKTCGKTTPCKPTCSCQQISSDSSYASSSSSYASSSSSSGSVYGKIDYAAEKKVDNSPSADPISVSLAAQAGKAINVPEAKLAYGFAQKPVDGEKKVVFSNVPEENLFQLKSDVITLKKRTYAAKQEDEEEYAEEELEQEQSADDEEEAPQLTYKQLGYITEQYKNPKFRKISSSRSSYAYKDYSKDSSESSYGKVAGKVSVDCGFKPGRITSYRKAKREESEDGYY, translated from the exons ATGCTAGCCTGCAAGCTTCTACTCGCCTTGGTCATGGGAATGCACTGCATTCAACTG CTAATGGCGGCCTGCGTGTGCTCCGAGAAGGGAACGGACTACTGCCAGAGCTGCCAGGGATCGACGGTGATCCGGCCGAAGCCCCGATACTACGAGCCCAGCGATGTGAACCTACCGCCAATCGGCGACAACTGCTGGTGCAGCAAGCAGCTAATCGAGCCGGCCCAACTGCCCAAGACCTGCGGCAAA ACCACGCCGTGCAAGCCCACCTGTTCGTGCCAGCAGATCAGCTCCGACAGCAGCTacgcctcctcctccagcagctacgcctccagctcctccagctcggGATCCGTCTACGGCAA AATCGACTACGCGGCGGAGAAGAAGGTGGACAACAGTCCGTCAGCGGATCCCATCAGCGTGAGCCTGGCCGCCCAGGCGGGAAAGGCCATCAATGTGCCGGAGGCCAAGTTGGCCTACGGATTTGCCCAGAAGCCCGTCGACGGTGAGAAGAAGGTGGTGTTCTCCAACGTGCCCGAGGAGAATCTCTTTCAGCTGAAGAGCGACGTGATCACGCTGAAGAAGCGCACCTATGCGGCCAAgcaggaggacgaggaggagtacgccgaggaggagctggagcaggagcagtcCGCcgacgatgaggaggaggcGCCGCAACTAACCTACAAGCAGCTGGGCTACATCACCGAGCAGTACAAGAATCCGAAGTTCCGCAAGATCAGCAGCTCCCGTTCCAGCTATGCGTACAAGGATTACAGCAAGGATTCCAGCGAAAGCAGCTACGGCAAAGTGGCCGGCAAGGTGTCCGTGGACTGTGGCTTCAAGCCCGGCCGGATCACCTCGTACCGGAAGGCGAAACGCGAGGAGTCCGAGGACGGTTACTACTGA
- the LOC6525305 gene encoding sepiapterin reductase, translated as MAAKRMDLNRRTFLVLSGSSNPLGQSLAVEFCRRLATGSLALILDEDQEQLRELENHLHSELKTQNVCVQTGKLDASHANGVQLMEQALKEHFMAGKDTPRFERSIILHNEGKAATHVLLEPQSDDDWQAYVQQQLYAPVALNQTWLQTKHLEQVEKLAVNVTSTLMVRPLVHAGLLCSCKRARDMYFRAMAAEESRFGVHVLSFSPGVMTTHVDQCDVNGNRITPAELVASKQLLQLPRIQPRQATLKLINILEEISFVSGHDVDYYDTFVL; from the coding sequence ATGGCAGCAAAGAGAATGGACTTAAATAGACGCACCTTTTTGGTGTTGAGCGGCAGCTCAAATCCTTTGGGTCAATCCCTGGCCGTGGAGTTCTGCCGTCGCCTGGCCACTGGATCCCTTGCTTTGATCTTGGACGAGGATCAGGAGCAGCTTCGGGAGCTGGAGAATCATCTTCACAGCGAACTGAAGACGCAAAACGTTTGCGTGCAGACTGGCAAGTTGGATGCGAGTCACGCAAATGGAGTGCAGCTAATGGAGCAGGCATtgaaggagcactttatggCTGGAAAGGACACTCCACGCTTCGAGCGTTCCATAATCCTGCACAACGAGGGAAAGGCGGCGACGCATGTGCTCCTGGAACCCCAGAGCGACGACGACTGGCAGGCCTATGTCCAGCAGCAGCTCTACGCACCGGTGGCGCTCAATCAAACGTGGCTGCAAACGAAGCACTTGGAGCAGGTGGAGAAGCTGGCGGTGAATGTGACCTCCACGCTGATGGTTCGTCCACTGGTCCATGCGGGACTGCTGTGCTCCTGCAAGCGTGCGAGGGATATGTACTTCCGTGCCATGGCCGCCGAGGAGTCTCGTTTTGGCGTCCATGTGCTCAGCTTCTCGCCCGGAGTAATGACCACCCATGTGGACCAGTGCGATGTGAACGGCAATCGAATCACTCCCGCCGAACTGGTCGCTTCgaagcagctgctccagctgcccAGGATCCAGCCGCGCCAGGCCACCCTCAAGTTGATCAACATTCTGGAGGAGATCTCCTTCGTCTCCGGCCACGATGTCGACTACTACGACACCTTCGTTTTATGA
- the LOC6525306 gene encoding sepiapterin reductase — protein MDLKQRTYLLVTGASRGIGREFAQQLAKRFRAEGSVVTLLGRNQALLEETKAEIVATVPSLPVHTYSLELEMAKAEDFSKILEATGGGSSSFERAIVIHNAGTVGDTSKRAKEIGDTDYLQSYYHSNVFSAISLNCEFMRVFQAIPKLVVNLSTLAAIAPISSMAHYCTVKAAREMYFRVLATEESADDTLVLNYAPGVIDTQMTVQVQREAHDPAVVAMFREQRESKTMLTPGQTTERFIKVLEAFKFKSGDHVDYRDEKF, from the coding sequence ATGGACCTGAAACAACGCACATATCTCCTGGTGACCGGAGCCTCCCGTGGAATTGGCCGCGAGTTCGCCCAGCAGCTGGCCAAGCGGTTTAGGGCCGAGGGCTCCGTGGTGACGCTGCTGGGACGCAATCAGGCACTCTTGGAGGAGACCAAGGCGGAGATTGTGGCCACAGTACCAAGTCTGCCCGTGCACACCTACTCGCTGGAGCTGGAAATGGCCAAAGCGGAGGACTTCAGCAAGATTCTGGAGGCTACCGGCGGCGGAAGCAGCAGTTTCGAGCGAGCCATTGTCATCCATAATGCCGGCACAGTGGGCGACACGTCCAAGAGGGCCAAGGAGATCGGGGATACGGACTACCTGCAGAGCTATTACCACTCAAATGTCTTCTCTGCCATTTCGCTGAACTGCGAATTCATGCGCGTCTTTCAGGCAATCCCCAAGTTGGTGGTCAATCTCAGCACCTTGGCAGCCATTGCTCCCATATCCTCGATGGCTCACTACTGCACAGTGAAAGCAGCCCGTGAGATGTACTTTCGGGTGCTGGCCACCGAGGAGTCCGCCGACGACACTCTGGTGCTCAACTACGCGCCCGGTGTCATTGACACCCAGATGACCGTTCAGGTGCAGCGAGAGGCACACGATCCCGCCGTGGTTGCCATGTTTCGGGAGCAAAGGGAATCCAAGACCATGCTGACACCCGGCCAGACGACGGAGCGGTTCATCAAGGTCCTGGAGGCGTTCAAGTTCAAGTCCGGCGATCATGTGGACTACAGGGATGAGAAGTTCTAG
- the LOC6525307 gene encoding splicing factor ESS-2 homolog codes for MAMSATPRTPATPGTPGTPGSLAMEVARVQNSALAEFKMPTTMVRHKNKPKILTEEKYIEEMSKIIQRDFFPDLERLRAQNDYLDAESRRDFVQMAEIRERYSLGRIPGTGRSTSRRNNQRNNAMSPATFETPVSHANGSNTPLPNSRATDTPFSTDGTEKSDAEGRDTTSKLSLDAFLQKYTSEDNQSFQEIIETAEAKLRQKYAVLYNHEKLSAEQLQRALMLPSIEKQFEEPDPLRKIETWNYTNMNSIMYVPDGVEYTEEERVQLAERKQSIQHNATRLPDEAKHREMDTKKQNEVSQNGVTTGEGTATPRIRGFDLLRSPSPRPGEAFSPIMTWGEIDGTPFRLDGGDTPLRPTQGPSFRINENSRRENIAIALAEKVSEKMRNQKQMALDTARRNIGSPLIRTNMERLASMSPAAQLLATGKLGIRGTPRLSHTPSPLGARKRKVTPGVVRSTNTPLGATKQLPAKISTPSKSATIDTGSTLTDDLLKIPTKRRTAADFF; via the exons ATGGCGATGAGCGCCACACCACGAACACCTGCCACACCGGGCACACCTGGCACACCCGGCAGCCTGGCCATGGAAGTGGCCCGCGTCCAGAATTCAGCACTCGCCGAGTTCAAGATGCCCACGACGATGGTGCGCCACAAGAACAAACCGAAGATCCTCACAGAGGAAAAGTACATCGAGGAGATGTCCAAGATCATACAGCGCGACTTCTTTCCGGATCTGGAGCGGCTGCGTGCGCAGAACGACTACCTGGACGCGGAGTCACGGCGCGACTTTGTCCAAATGGCCGAGATTCGGGAGCGCTACAGTCTGGGCAGGATTCCCGGGACAGGAAGAAGCACCAGCCGACGGAACAACCAGCGGAATAATG CCATGTCCCCGGCCACATTTGAGACACCAGTGAGTCACGCGAATGGCAGCAATACCCCATTGCCCAATTCCCGGGCCACCGACACACCATTCTCCACCGATGGCACCGAGAAGAGCGACGCCGAGGGCAGGGATACCACCTCAAAGCTATCGCTGGACGCCTTCCTGCAGAAGTACACCAGTGAGGATAACCAGAGCTTTCAGGAGATCATCGAAACGGCTGAGGCCAAGCTGCGCCAGAAATACGCTGTGCTCTACAACCATGAGAAGCTCTCCGCAGAGCAACTGCAGCGTGCTCTCATGCTGCCCAGCATAGAGAAGCAATTCGAGGAGCCAGATCCGCTGAGGAAGATAGAAACCTGGAACTACACCAACATGAACTCCATTATGTACGTGCCCGATGGCGTGGAGTACACCGAGGAGGAGCGCGTCCAGTTGGCCGAGCGCAAACAGAGCATCCAACACAATGCCACCAGGCTGCCCGATGAGGCAAAGCACCGCGAAATGGatacaaaaaaacagaatgaAGTGTCACAAAATGGTGTAACAACTGGTGAAGGCACAGCCACTCCGAGAATACGCGGTTTCGATTTGTTGCGCTCACCATCACCGCGACCCGGAGAGGCTTTCTCGCCGATCATGACGTGGGGCGAGATCGATGGCACTCCCTTTCGCCTGGACGGCGGCGACACGCCATTGCGGCCGACCCAAGGACCCTCGTTCCGGATCAATGAGAACTCACGGCGTGAAAACATCGCCATCGCTTTGGCCGAAAAGGTTAGCGAAAAGATGCGAAATCAGAAACAAATGGCTCTGGACACGGCGCGTCGCAACATTGGATCTCCACTGATACGCACCAATATGGAACGATTGGCCAGCATGTCGCCGGCTGCCCAGCTACTGGCCACGGGTAAGCTGGGTATCCGAGGAACGCCCAGATTATCGCACACACCATCACCGCTGGGCGCCAGAAAGCGCAAGGTAACGCCCGGTGTGGTGAGGAGCACCAATACGCCACTGGGAGCAACCAAACAACTGCCGGCCAAGATCAGCACTCCGTCTAAGAGCGCCACCATCGATACGGGATCCACGCTCACGGACGATCTGCTCAAGATACCCACTAAACGACGCACTGCAGCCGATTTCTTTTAG
- the LOC6525308 gene encoding uncharacterized protein LOC6525308 isoform X2 produces the protein MKFYLLLIAAVSFLAYISCDGCIQCHSKDNERCATNPLSLLNRNCSDGSSNCYSRVQDGYTIRGCAVDLDNATRSTCNNELLCQLCTYSEGCNRNTFPLSRLQCLQCSGNSTSSRCATDTYVSAQICPLYKFGDKCYIRNSNRTVDGSFQRGCLTSANAQKQCVKDGNCYTCEGRGCNFLLANDTHIPLARDSGVQLVMSMSLLIGALLAAWRL, from the exons ATGAAGTTTTACCTGTTGCTGATTGCTGCCGTCTCGTTTTTGGCCTACATCAGTTGTG ATGGATGCATCCAGTGCCACTCGAAGGACAACGAACGCTGCGCCACCAATCCATTGAGCCTGCTCAATCGCAACTGCTCCGATGGCTCCTCCAACTGCTACTCCCGCGTCCAAG ATGGGTACACCATTCGCGGTTGCGCCGTCGATCTGGACAACGCCACCAGGAGCACGTGCAACAACGAGCTGCTCTGCCAGCTGTGCACCTACAGCGAGGGCTGCAACCGGAACACCTTCCCCTTGAGCCGCCTCCAGTGCCTGCAGTGCTCCGGCAACTCCACCTCCTCGCGCTGCGCCACCGATACGTATGTGTCCGCCCAGATTTGTCCACTGTACAAGTTCGGCGACAAGTGCTACATTCGCAACAGCAACCGCACCGTCGATGGTTCCTTCCAGCGCGGCTGCCTCACCTCGGCGAATGCCCAGAAGCAGTGCGTCAAGGATGGCAACTGCTATACGTGCGAGGGACGCGGCTGCAACTTCCTGCTGGCCAACGACACGCACATTCCGCTGGCCCGCGACTCCGGCGTCCAGTTGGTCATGTCCATGTCGCTGCTGATTGGCGCTCTCCTCGCCGCCTGGCGCCTCTAG
- the LOC6525308 gene encoding uncharacterized protein LOC6525308 isoform X1 has product MKFYLLLIAAVSFLAYISCGMAAIETQSKRNVPLAQFADGCIQCHSKDNERCATNPLSLLNRNCSDGSSNCYSRVQDGYTIRGCAVDLDNATRSTCNNELLCQLCTYSEGCNRNTFPLSRLQCLQCSGNSTSSRCATDTYVSAQICPLYKFGDKCYIRNSNRTVDGSFQRGCLTSANAQKQCVKDGNCYTCEGRGCNFLLANDTHIPLARDSGVQLVMSMSLLIGALLAAWRL; this is encoded by the exons ATGAAGTTTTACCTGTTGCTGATTGCTGCCGTCTCGTTTTTGGCCTACATCAGTTGTG GCATGGCCGCAATCGAGACTCAATCGAAACGCAACGTTCCACTCGCTCAATTCGCAGATGGATGCATCCAGTGCCACTCGAAGGACAACGAACGCTGCGCCACCAATCCATTGAGCCTGCTCAATCGCAACTGCTCCGATGGCTCCTCCAACTGCTACTCCCGCGTCCAAG ATGGGTACACCATTCGCGGTTGCGCCGTCGATCTGGACAACGCCACCAGGAGCACGTGCAACAACGAGCTGCTCTGCCAGCTGTGCACCTACAGCGAGGGCTGCAACCGGAACACCTTCCCCTTGAGCCGCCTCCAGTGCCTGCAGTGCTCCGGCAACTCCACCTCCTCGCGCTGCGCCACCGATACGTATGTGTCCGCCCAGATTTGTCCACTGTACAAGTTCGGCGACAAGTGCTACATTCGCAACAGCAACCGCACCGTCGATGGTTCCTTCCAGCGCGGCTGCCTCACCTCGGCGAATGCCCAGAAGCAGTGCGTCAAGGATGGCAACTGCTATACGTGCGAGGGACGCGGCTGCAACTTCCTGCTGGCCAACGACACGCACATTCCGCTGGCCCGCGACTCCGGCGTCCAGTTGGTCATGTCCATGTCGCTGCTGATTGGCGCTCTCCTCGCCGCCTGGCGCCTCTAG